The sequence TGCTAGGTATCATACACATACGTGAAAAGATACCTCGAATGCATACATTAATAAGAGAATATATATTGGAACACAGGGGGTGGTTGCTAGGTATCATACACATACGTGAAAAGATACCTCGAATGCATACATTAATAAgagaatatattatatataattgcattatttttaattaattgggTATTGCTTATATTTGCCTAGATATGTATATCTACTAGACATTGACGGGtcaatatatgttattattttatctcaatttatgtgatataaatataatttagataattaattattaaaataatttaaatatttaattattatgatttataatgcttttcttcaattctaatttaagtgacattgatataattttgagagtcaatctaATATGTTATATCTTTTacgtatattttttaaattgttaattatataatttataatgcttttagcataattttttaataagatatTAATAGTCTCTCCATCTCAGTTTACGTAtcttcttatttttaaataatatatgttatttttggtcTTCCTCTGTCCCATCGTAATTtctgtggcactaatataatttcaatagttaaccaaatattttatgttgacaaatcaaaaaataattaggagtgatataataaaatcacgattgaaacaacgaagcaagcatgtcttaaatgacttataacaactaattagaagtgatataacaaaattactataaaaaatacttgtgaaaaaaatttaaatgagtctcatataagacatcaagttaatttaaaatatcaagagttaatgtatcattttatgtctaatttatctttttttattaaatattattaattttttgtaataCTTAGACGATTTATAATAATtgattaggagtgatatagtaaaattacgattaaagtaTCTGAGCAGATTTTCGACGTGCCTTgccctttattattattagttagaaatataagtttacctCTACGTCTAGATTGCTATGTAAAGTTTCACCTGTTGATGCATAAGAAATGATATGTAAATGAAAACAGAGTACTTATAAATGTGGTGAAGTGCTTGACATAGTCATATATATAAACTAGTAGTTGAGACTCAAACAAGGTAAATATATTAAGTGATTTCATCTCATCCACCAAATCTTAGTGTAACAGTGTATGGTATTATTCAATACGTCTGTTGATGGGAGGTAGATATATTATCAAGGCGGGCAACTCTGataatatacatgggttcatttGAGTCCATAACTCTTTAACataaaactaaatttatataTAGGTGTAAAATTGACTGAAATTTCTAAAAATGTTTAAATTTTGGACTTGGAACTTAAACAAGGTGCTGAGTTCATTGATTTCTAACACTAGTCTTGAactcataaaattaaaattttgaatttttctatgCACAACACGATTATATTTACTCCAAAACTAGCCAATTAAGACTAGAGTGATGTCTTATTTTTATGTGCTTGATTCCTTTTCCATGGAGTCAAGTATTGCGTACAAATTTCGATATAGAATATTGGTGAATAATGGCACGAATCCTATAAACTAATACCCCCCTCCCCCATGCCACGTATTATCGATTCGGCTCAAGCCGAGGAGAGATAAAGAATCAAAGATATAGTGATCGTGCCGTAAGATCTTGTTCCTTTCTACTTGACGTTTTTATTTTCCTCGATTTTTACTCGCTTACTACAACTGCTTATTTCCTCTTATCGACAAGCAAGGGGTTTTCTCACCAAATAGCAGCTGCACCGATGAAACAAGGGAGTTCTTTGGCAGAGACAAGGGAAAACAATCATTCAATGAGGTATGGTACTACACAAGAAAGACAAGTTGCAGCAGATAGTAGACCAATGAACAAGTGTATCTATTTATTTGCGACATAAGTCTCAGCTTACAACCGATTAGCGACCGACTTCAAGGAAGTGAGGGAATCAACCCGAAGCGGGTTATGATTTTTATCTGCCCGCATTTGTAGACTTTTGAGGCACGATTTACCGAGCGGATTTATTACATTTCCATGAACGTGATCTTGCTAGCTAGGTCTTTAATAGTTTTCTCAGAGAGGACTGTTTATAAGGCTTTAGATAAGAATCCCACTAATTCATTCAAAGAGAATCCTTTATATATGTTATATGCTGCTGCAGCTTTTCATCATAGTAAATTTGATAATTATCATAAAGCCATAGACTGGATTAACTAATTCATTCAAGGAGAATTCTTTAAATATGTTATATGCTGCTGCAACTTTTCGTCATAGTAAATTTGATAATTATCATAAAGCTATAGACTGGATTAAAGATCATGTGGATCCTTCTTTTCCTACCAAAAAGCTAACGCAACAAAATCCGAATTTTTTTTAGACTAGACCTTCGAGATTTTTTAGGGTTCATATATGCATTGATCCAGTCGAAGAATCAGCTCTAAAGCGACTATTCCGCGTACCCTATCTTCCTGCCTGCCCGCAGTTCTCTATGCTCGGTTCCACAATCAATTCCAGATCCATCTATTTGAGGGAGGTCCAATTCTGCGCTCTTCTAATTGCTTAGAAGTAGAAGTGCTTACGCCTCTTTACATCTAGGGCTCATCATCGAAGCCCTATTGCCCTGCAACGGCCAGAGAAAATTCATCTTACATACCACCATGACACACCACAAGAAGAAGGGCACCCTCTCCTCCCCCCTCATGTTGCATTCAAAATTGAGAGGGTGTCATGCAAATGTTTAAAGTTTGCaaattaagagaataataattcagatgacaaataaaagtatactaaaaagacatattattgaaattatttggccaattgacctaTAAGAAAGAATTAACTAATTATGGAAGAAATTATTTCCTACAATGAAACCTTTTCCactaagaaacaaaactaaaatacaattatgataaaattcatctaaaataaaaaaaaattcaggaCAAATCGTAACACCTCCACCAAGAAGGtggcttcaatttttttttttttaaatcttttttattttaattttacattttaaaaagttGGAAAAGAAATACCAAGCTTCTATTTAATAGAAGAAGCGCGGGGAAATACGATTTAGTCTACGGTGGAATTTATCCCATTTTCAGATACCAAACAATTGTTCCAAAAACATGTTGATCAATATTTTGATATAATTGATTCTTAAAGAGCTAAAACGAATAAGGAACTTGAAACCAGAGGGAATATAATAATATGTCTTCTTTCTtgttcataaaatttttagagcAGTGAAGGAATTGTTTCCAATTAAACAGTGCCATGAGTTGAGGGAATTATTCCCACCTTTCCATCAGGAGGTCTAGGATTTCACAAgtggtcgtttggtgtgaggtataagggataagtAATCTCAGAATCAAATGAAGAatcattttatttcatgtttggttggaggtattagttaatatcgggataacttatctcaccatttacaccatagtgatgagataacttatctcatatgcatggtgggataagttatctcggGGTAACTAATCCCAACTAAACGACCCCTAGggatttggaaaataaaagtGTGTTGCCTATGATTTGAACTTGAAATCTGAGCCAACATCTTGTATATTGTGTATAGAAATTCAAACtctatatacttatatatataaaaaaaataaaaaattaattatcttatttatgaATTCGAGTGAATATCCTTCCGATCCTCTAGATCTGCCCCTGCTTTcaatatgcattttaaatttctttcttgaaggtttGATGGGCCTAGGACCTCTAAGGTTGGTGCTTACGCTGAAATAGCTTTTATTGATCAACTACTTTATTTtggatcatatattttaaaaaaatagctaTTGTTTTGATCATCATCGATTCAGaggtcaaaaatttaaaataaaaactggCCTATTTATGTTTATTAGGGGATTAACGGATCAACTTAAAACGAAACAGAAAAAGATGATTATATTACAATATTTAGGAAAAAAACAAAACTACTGcagttaataaaaaaatacacatGCATGTATATATGCTTCTTGAATATAGAAACAATATTCTAATAAAGCCCCGATAcaccttattctctctcttttttttttttggcctaATTGATTAATGCCTCTAATATTCTATTATCTATAGCATATTTCGTTATTACAACCTTAAAGTACTTCTTTTGTGTGTGAATAGAATCAGAATTAgatgccactttatggtgaatTTTACTCACATGCACCAAATAcagaaaataaagaatttcaGCGGGAAAAATGAAAGAATGAATTAGTCCTATTTATATGTGAGAAGCTTATGCGATAGATGAAAATAATAACTACTATATGAATATATTCACATATAAAAGGAagtattctaaaaatatattctctatatctatatatctactcccgtcccaaattacccgtcctaaatttgttaatttgatttcccattttacttgttttttttcacaaatcaaaaagagacaaatttttttttcatgttttaccctttgattaattactttttctttaaattaaaatgtaaacatcatttaataggggtactacgATAAACTagctatgttattaattatttttcttaatcaatgtgccatctcaatttgggacgaaGGAAGTACTTTATAATAGTTTGATTTTTCAAAAGAAGTCGGACACTTCGACGTTCCACTGGTAAttcagaaaaaatatatattctaatttatgtATGAAATTAATCAGAAGGATCATATATTATAGTAATCACTATCCAGAGGAATCACGAGCATAGGACCACAGCtcctttaaattttaatttgattcatatttttgtaGCATTAATAGGTCTTAAATAGCCTGacctaaaatatcatacataatccAGTAATTTAATTACGGAGTACATagaattttgtgaaaaattaatttctatcCAGTACTAGTACTTCAAATCTTACTCTATACCTATCtacataacttgaactttcaatatatttttcacaatcttttttcataaaaaaaaaaaattattcataattttaatATCTAAACAACCTACAAAAAGCACTTGCAGATTCCAAAGATGTCAATGATTCTTTTGTCCTTTTTTAAAGTGGGGCTGTTAGTACATATTTTAGTACACATATCGATTTATAAGAAGGGTCCAAATTCATAAGTTTTATTAGTATAAAAGCAATGGGCCAGGTGCATGATTTATATGCCATGCATTTTCCTGAGAAAGTAATGATGTTATATAGTAAAAGGATgtgtatttttctcttttatgggGAAGTTGGGTATTACGTAtgcaatttcaaaaataaaatttactctAGATTTATTTATACTAATATTATATTACTAGTTAAATTGACCATCAAAGCCATGCTTATATAGTCTGCAAATTCGTTTATTTgacataattatttatctgagGCCAGTCTTAATTTGTACGTGATGTTAAGTTAGATTTTTAAAtgggaaaaggataaaaataacacctaaaactaaaataattttataaaactaGCACCTAAATTCTTAACCCTGGTAAATAGCCACTTGGCGAAATTAATTCTAACCGAATGACCATTTGGCGTGTGTGGGGAGTGACATCTGTGAGTGGACATCATTAATCAAaggtattttcttattggtttctGGCCAAAtattaaaacaagaaagaacaacCTTTTAGGTTACTAATTCTCAAAATCACAAACACATAGCAATTGCTTATTtcctgtcacgacccaaaaggccatgagtggcacccactctaatcttcctgtgggagaatCATCTAAATCGAATCTTTATctaatcacttagtcaatattaagatgatgatatCATAAAATTAGCACTGTAACCATAATCcagaactaattattaattatgcaaaaatccaacaaattcattactaaaatccccaagacctgaaagtcatcgtacaagaacttctaacaaaatcatgtctaaagagatttccaaataaagtaaattaggAGTGTTTCATTGCCCAAAAGATGGACAATAACAACTAAGATGACCCGTGGCAGGCTGAAGACGGAGTGATCACCCTtcggatcaagatctgctatcaattCTAAAGGTGAAGTCATGTCTGAACCTCTGGAACACTTtatgcactcaacaaaagaagagtacaggataatatcagtacaaaccactatgtactggtaggcatcataggccaacCCAACTTAATAAGATGTACACaacataattagaaaaataagtaAACAGGTATCATCAAATAACAAATTCTCATTGGacaaacaatacaacaataacaagtcaacagtgctcacaaacaaacCACATAACAATCAAGAGTATCCATCATAccgtaaacatccacagaatcaacacaagtatgtacacacatgctatgagacttatttttgcccaaataatcatgacctgcagggaacagtctatgttcatgtaccgtaccggcgtggtacccgatccaacataattataaacgtaccggcgtggtactcgatccaacataaacataaacaagTATCGTCAATAGCATTTTGTGCAGtctcacagcatacaacacaatgtaccaagtttacaagtacacttaaagttataagacaattccatcaagtcaattttcaataaacatttatacatgaatcaacaatccaaacttCAACAATTCCAAACATGTAcgaataccaatccacaagtattcaatttaggagcatacacacaattaagtcgaatctaaactccaattaaaccgtaacctacctcaaccgaagAACTCAAATACAAGCTACCCTGCAAGGGTTTTGCCCTTCCATAAAGCTTCCGAATGTTTCAAATCTGCTTCAACATATAATTCTCAGAAGAGTATGAACTAGTATGCCAAATTTTAACTACAACGAATCATTATTCGATCCCCAATTAAGAATTTCTAATCTACAAATTCTCACcaaatttaatcataattattaaTAACGGTGCAAAATTGAAGTACTCCAATTACATAGGAAAATCCCTTCAACTAGTAAATTATTGCTAATCCCTAGATTATCATCACAAAACTAATGATagataatatattttcttaaattgattCGCACAGTACATTGTTTTCACTAATTTCCAATTTCACAAATTATATGCACATAGTGTACTAACAATGCACAGATGGTGTGCTAACTTTCAGTTTCACCAAATTATATGGACATAGTGCATTCTCCCCTAACTTCGTTTTCCTTTAGCGGCGAACATACTGCCTAAATTGTTTTCAATTCTTAATAAAGCCAAAAATAATTCAATCATTAGCCAATCATTTAATGATTATTACTATACTACACCCAACATCATCATGAACAAATTTGCAAAACAATTTCACTATCAGTTTTCTCGACTCACCTGAAGTCGTcgttcttttgtttttcttttatgctGTGTGAGAAAACCTACGCGTAACTTCTGCGCTTCACCTCTCAATCTATCTAaccttatttttaataaatatgttaaACTCTTCTcacttaaattaattattttattgaccacataaaataataaactacaacTTTGACCCATTATTAATTATCTAGGATACCCAAAACTCTAATATATCCTCAAAAAAATCGATACTACTCATTCCGTGGGTCATAATTCACGTACACCAACTATGGAGTGagctaaaataaagaaaatgaaaaaaaattttacAGTCGACCGGGAGGATCGTTACATTTCCCTTCTTTTTTAAGGtacaaaataatttatcaatattattttctttttgcaaAATCAGTAGGTCCATAATTTCAACGCAGCAGCATAACTTCTGGGTTTTCTCCATAGAAGTAGAAATACGACAAACAGTTTATTTTGCATTCaccaatattattaaaataatttactaattattttgcttaattttacttatttatacaataaaatacaatatcatatacttttaatataatacaattgttaaagagatatatttataaataataatgatacagtttctatacatatacatattctatgtacttatagcatttttatacacattctttACAGTTTTTaattacaattattatttagatacacattttatacgactctatatagtttctacatgcattttaaaaatgtatcattctagtataagagagtatcaattgagtatatggacactgtaAGTGTATCAacgtagtataaaagtgtattaatgtggtataaaagagtatcaatttggtatagggactgcatgtgtttgcatagaattttctttctcttttttaaaaagtgtatcaatataatataaaagtgtatcaatttgttataaaagtatatcaattaAGTATAACATGTGTTCAATTGGGCCAAATGACTAAAAAGGGTATTAAATTAGACCGACTAACTTAAgttgtccaccttttcaattatgagccatttttttaaaaagtggttAGTCCatatcctttttcctttttaatactTTTTACAAAGCCAAAAAGCAAAAATCAACCATCCATGACCTAAGAGAATACTAGAAATTGGGGAGAAATTTACAGTAATATACAATTAAGACAACTAAAATTGTTGCTtcgtgattttttttttggttttgttttgttttgttttcttaatgaaaaacaTTGTACATACATTTGATTCTTAATACAATAGAATATTGAACGATAATCTCTGATACAAATAAGTTGTTGATTTTTAACAAAGAAATCAGGGAAATAATACAGAAAGACTTCCAAAAAATATTGGcaataattcaataaaaaaaatgtaataatattttattaataactcataGACAATACATTTATACTTGCAATttctaactcaaaaataaaaactatgctACTGAGCAAAACATATGCTAAACATATGATGCTGAGCAAAATTCTAAAAGTTAAACTACGAATAGATTTACTTGCAAATGTTCTAAAAACAGTGCAGCAACtatctattttattcttataaCATCGTGAGACATATTAGCTATCACGAAATACTTATTTAAAAGTAGATCGAGAATTAATCCAATCTCGAAAAATAAAAAGTGGTTGAGAAATTTATTTTCGATCCCAATCTGGTGAACATTTTGATGAGACTTCTTTGGTAAGAAAACGTAGAGGTTCTGTTACATATGTTTGtccatttttgaattttttgccaTAGAGTTCAATTGCTGTTAATGTAGGATACTCATTATTTCCTATAAATGTATTGCAATCTTTTCTGGGACTGCTTTTCAAAAATACCGCACAACTTTCATCACTATGATTTCCTTCTAAAAGTATGCGATAAGATCCGATGGAATTAGTCAAGGCGGGGATACTCAACACctgttttttagttttgaattggTGGCATTGCAACTGCACACCCGCACCTGCATCCATgtgaatatatttttaataaataaaatcatattcgttctaaattgatttatgtcaGATTTTGAATTTACCTCTAATTAACTCTCATGCAAGGGAGGTGTATGCTTAAATTGTCGATGAATATTAATTTAGTACGTGTTCGACCGGTCACAGGATTTAGGGGCTCAAATTTGAAGTTTTGATTctaaatcatcattttttttaatggaaacttcaatttcaaatcatgatttgaaatctaaattttttttaaaaaaagtagggTTTCACATTCCAAGCATTGATTTTAActttctaaaatacaaaaacctggcacataaatttatattttaccaaaaaaaaataaaaatagagattaTTCATATCACGTGAAGGGATTATACAAAAGAATAATTACTGCTACTATTTTTTTGGAACAatgtatttttgtaaaattatgtatgatatttaaaAGTTTGTATTATCATTATCATATGATCACAATCATCCTTAATAAAGACATTCATTATCCATTATTACAAGAGTAGTTTTCTAAATCACTCATTCTTAAGTGTGTCATTTGATTAGTACTGCTACACAATTTGTAGCTTAGGAATAAGTGATTTAAAAGAATACTTCCAAAGAAGAATAAATAACTTCCAAAATCAAATACTTTTAAAACAGATTCAATTATTCAAGGGACAATCAAAATAATATGCAACAttgatcaaaaaaaatataattttttttggtttaccATTCGATATTCGGTATCcgcattggagtccgactaattcAGATTTGCACCGCATAAGGCCCCGTTCGGAGGGAGCGCTCCCtaccaagaattttttcataccAGGGCTCGAACCGAAGATCTCTAGTTAAGGGAGGCGCAGCCTCATCCGCTGAACCAGtggtaaaaaatataataattaaatatacacATACCTGGTAAAGGCTCACTAAGATTGGATAAAAATGCTGCACGACAAGGATCACAATAGACACGTCCCTGTACAACGAGTAAAGgatcttttttctcttcttttttttctgttGAGCCATCGCTAATTCCCACAAGGGAAAATGAACAAATAGTACTGGCAATCAACATTATAAGAgttgatttttccatttttttaaaaaaaattattttctttttttctttttaggataGAAAGCAACCTTTGTGAtaggaataaatatttttatggaaCTTACTATTTTGAAATGCTTTATTTATACTTGTATTGGGAGAGTAACTTTGTTGTGCTTTTGTGgtgaggaatttttttattttacttgaattAGTAAATCCGTTACTTGTTTTTGTAATATGAAtggaagataaaagaaaaaggcGCTAGTTCCTCCTATTTAAACTCTTATTACAAAGAGAAATCAATGTTACCAGGTCACGTCAATGCTCAAGTTCCGGAAAGAGCGGCTCTTTTAGGGCCCGTTCAtggaaattttttcctttttcctgaAATTCTTTTCTGAAAAGTgaaaacaggtttttgttgttttcacaattttttaatttcaacttttattattattacatataacctcaatcttttaaatttttacataaaattttcCTTATAACATTagttttcaatattacgtatatagcaattttaaagaataagataattataatttcaaacttaatgctatcctaattaatatatatctctttttttctctcatcattatttttctcccttatttaagacattgttttactgctaatttatatttatacccataaatatataaagtattatatttataataaaaatatacaaagtatgttatatataaagtttataccatgtatataccatatacacacatatataaatatataaagtattaagaaatatactaagtatatttataatataaatgtacaaagtatgttatatatgaagtttatatgtatataccatatacacacatatataaaaatacaaagtataaagaaacatactaagcatatttatatatttatggtatatgatataatataccataaatatgcaaagcatgttttacatttacatagaaataatttattcacacacagtaaaatctttcatgtataagaaaattaaagaaataaattagcagcactctaaaatttaataacaactcatcatttcctattttttaggaacggaaaatgaagaaaataaattaaataaattcctaaaaaaataaatttgtttgaaagataatatttgttatctAAAAATCAGAAaacagtgatctgttaatataacattcatatttaaaatttttaaatatgagaaaatagctattaatgtaaatattatatatgtcataattgaaattcattaaatatggccatgtatatgtaattattttt comes from Capsicum annuum cultivar UCD-10X-F1 chromosome 2, UCD10Xv1.1, whole genome shotgun sequence and encodes:
- the LOC107859282 gene encoding major pollen allergen Lig v 1 gives rise to the protein MEKSTLIMLIASTICSFSLVGISDGSTEKKEEKKDPLLVVQGRVYCDPCRAAFLSNLSEPLPGAGVQLQCHQFKTKKQVLSIPALTNSIGSYRILLEGNHSDESCAVFLKSSPRKDCNTFIGNNEYPTLTAIELYGKKFKNGQTYVTEPLRFLTKEVSSKCSPDWDRK